The genomic region CTGCGACTCGATGTCCTTCCACGGCGCGTCGTACCGCTTGGGCCCGATGAGGGAGAACACGTCGCCCTCGCGGCCGTCCTCGCGCACCAGCGTCGCGGTCAGCCCGATCCGGCGGCGGGCCTGGAGGTCGGCGGTCATCCGGAAGATCGGCGCGGGCAGCAGGTGCACCTCGTCGTACACGATCAGGCCCCAGTCGCGGGCGTCGAGCAGGTCCAGGTGCGGGTAGGCGCCCTTGCGACGCAGCGTCAGCACCTGGTACGTCGCGATCGTGACCGGCCGGATCTCCTTGACGGCGCCGGAGTACTCGCCGATCTCGTCCTCGGTCAGCGAGGTGCGCTTGACCAGCTCGTCCTTCCACTGCCGGGCGCTCACGGTGTTGGTGACCAGGATCAGGGTGGTCGCCTGGGCGTGCGCCATCGCCGCGGCCCCGACGATCGTCTTGCCGGCGCCGCAGGGCAGCACGACCACACCGGACCCGCCGTGCCAGAACGACTCGGCGGCGTCGCGCTGGTAGTCGCGCAGCTCCCAGCCGTCCTCGACCAGCGAGATCGCGTGCGCCTCGCCGTCGACGTACCCGGCGAAGTCCTCGGCCGGCCAGCCGAGCTTGAGCAGCGCCTGCTTGAGGTTGCCGCGCTCGGAGGGGTGCACGACGACGGTGTCGTCGTCGAGGCGGTCGCCGAGCATCCCCTTGATCTTCTTGGCGCGCAGCACCTCCTCGAGCACCGGCCGGTCGGTGCTGGAGAGCACCAGACCGTGTGTGGGGTGCTTCTCCAGGCGCAGCCGGCCGTAGCGGGCCATCGTCTCGGCGACGTCGACCAGCAGCGCGTGCGGTACGGCGTAGCGGCTGTAGGCCAGCAGCGTGTCGACGACCTGCTCGGCGTCGTGGCCGGCGGCGCGGGCGTTCCACAGCCCGAGCGGGGTGAGGCGGTAGGTGTGGATGTGCTCGGGACTGCGCTCGAGCTCGGCGAACGGCGCGATCGCCTTGCGGCAGTCCGCGGCACGCTCGTGGTCGATCTCGAGCAGCAGGGTCTTGTCCGACTGGACGATGAGGGGGCCGTCGTTCACCCGGCGAGTGTACGGAGCGGGCCGATGCGCGTCCCGGTCGTCGGCTCAGTCCGGGACGGGGCGGACCACGGAGATGCGGTGCACCGCGAAGGTGCGCACGTCGTCGGAGCGGTGGTCGTGGGCCGTGAGCTGCCCGCCCTCCACCGAGATCGGGTCGACCACGCGCTCGGTGGAGGTGCCGTGGTTGTCGACGTAGCCGATCAGCACGCTGGTGCGGGTCTCGACGGCCTCGCGCAGCGCGGCCAGCGAGCCGCTCGGGGTCAGCGGGGCGGCGGCACCGGTCGGGCGGGCATCGGC from Nocardioides sp. dk884 harbors:
- a CDS encoding DNA repair helicase XPB, coding for MNDGPLIVQSDKTLLLEIDHERAADCRKAIAPFAELERSPEHIHTYRLTPLGLWNARAAGHDAEQVVDTLLAYSRYAVPHALLVDVAETMARYGRLRLEKHPTHGLVLSSTDRPVLEEVLRAKKIKGMLGDRLDDDTVVVHPSERGNLKQALLKLGWPAEDFAGYVDGEAHAISLVEDGWELRDYQRDAAESFWHGGSGVVVLPCGAGKTIVGAAAMAHAQATTLILVTNTVSARQWKDELVKRTSLTEDEIGEYSGAVKEIRPVTIATYQVLTLRRKGAYPHLDLLDARDWGLIVYDEVHLLPAPIFRMTADLQARRRIGLTATLVREDGREGDVFSLIGPKRYDAPWKDIESQGWIAPADCVEVRVTLPSAERLVYATAEPEERYRLASCTAEKTRVVRDIVAAHPGQPTLVIGQYIDQLDELAAELDAPVIKGETTVKERQRLFDAFRSGEIGLLVVSKVANFSIDLPSAEVAIQVSGSFGSRQEEAQRLGRLLRPKSEGKSAHFYTIVSRDTVDAEFAQNRQRFLAEQGYAYRILDAEDLPA